DNA from Massilia antarctica:
CTTGAACTGGTCCAGGTCCATGTAGAGCAGGGCGGCGCAAGCCCCGCCCGGGTGTTGCGCGCGTTCGATGGCGCGCTCCAGGCGCAGCTCGAATTCGCGCCGGTTGACCAGGCCCGTGAGCGCGTCGTGGCTGGCCTCGAAGCCGAGCCGGCGCAGCAGGCGCTTCGATTCGGTGACGTCGTGGATGATCAGTACCGTGCCGATCAGCTCGCCGTCGTCGAGAACGACGGGCGCGACGGCATTTTCCACCGCGAAGCGCTGGCCGTCGCGGCTGATCAGGGTGGCGTGCGGCAAGGTATCGGTGGTCAGATGCTCGCCCAGGCAGCGCTCGATCGCGCCAAAGGTGGCCTCGCTGGCGGCGTATTCCTCGATCTGCAGCACGTCGCGAAAGCGCAAGCCGCGCGCGGCCGCTTCGGCCAGGCCGATCATGCGTTCGGCGGCCGGGTTGACCGACATGATGACGCCGTCGCGGTCGACCGTGATCACGCCGTCGGTGATCGCCGCCAGGGTGACCAGGGCGCGCTCCTTCTCGGCGGCGGCCGCCAGTTCCATGTGTTTCAGCTTGCTGACATCGTGCAACACGGCAATCGCCACCCGCGCCACCCCGTCGCTGTCGACGATGGCGGCGGTGGTGACGTCCAGGTGCAGGCGCTCGCCATCGTCGCGCTCGTAGACCAGGTCCTGGGTGCGCGGGCTATGCTGCCCGTTCACGGCCTGCGTCAGCGGCAAGTCTTCGGCCGGGATGCGGGCGCCGCTGGCGTCGACGAAGATGTAGCTGTCATAGTCATGGAAACTGTCAACGCCGGAAAAATCGCGCCCCATCATGCTGGCGGCGGCCCGGTTCTGGTAGGTCAGCCGGCCGGAGGGGACGTCGGCCAGTACAACGCCCGAAGGCATCTGTTCAAGGATGTCGGCGAAGCGCGAGCGCTCCTGGCGCAATTGCGACAGCAGGCGCTCTTTTTCCTCTTCCGCCAGCTTGAGGTTGTCGATGCCGACGCAGGCGCCCAGGAATTGCATCGGGCCATCTTCGATGCCGCGGTGCCAGTTGGCGCGCATGAAGAACCACTGGCAGGCGCCATCCTGGCGCAGGAAGCGCAGTTCGGTTTCGATGGGGGCGGTACAGGGGTCGCGCCGGGCGTTTTCGAGCAAGGTGCGAAAGCGCTCGCGGTCGTCGGGGTGCACGAACTCCAGGCAGGCATCGAAATCGAGCTCGCGCGTTTCGCCCTCGTAACCGAGCAGTTCGAGCAGGTGGCGCGATACCTCGACCCGGCCGTTGTCGATGTGCCACTTCCAGGTGCCGGCCTCGGCCGCGCGCAGGATCAGGTCGATCTCCTGCTTTTCCTTTTCGCACTGTTCGAGCAGGCGGTGGCGGGTCAGGTCCATGGTGATCTTGGAAAACCCCAGCAATTGCTCGTCATCGCCGCGCAGGGCAGTGATGGCGATATGGGCCCAGAACAGACTGCCATCCTTGCGCTTGCGCCAGGTTTCCTCGCTGTGAAAACCATTCTTGGCGGCGCAGCC
Protein-coding regions in this window:
- a CDS encoding bifunctional diguanylate cyclase/phosphodiesterase, which encodes MSERFLASALPQHEAAELYRLTVVGIREVAVFLMDPHGYITVWNRGAQDMKGYAADEAIGSHLSLLYTEQDRERGWPRHNLGCAAKNGFHSEETWRKRKDGSLFWAHIAITALRGDDEQLLGFSKITMDLTRHRLLEQCEKEKQEIDLILRAAEAGTWKWHIDNGRVEVSRHLLELLGYEGETRELDFDACLEFVHPDDRERFRTLLENARRDPCTAPIETELRFLRQDGACQWFFMRANWHRGIEDGPMQFLGACVGIDNLKLAEEEKERLLSQLRQERSRFADILEQMPSGVVLADVPSGRLTYQNRAAASMMGRDFSGVDSFHDYDSYIFVDASGARIPAEDLPLTQAVNGQHSPRTQDLVYERDDGERLHLDVTTAAIVDSDGVARVAIAVLHDVSKLKHMELAAAAEKERALVTLAAITDGVITVDRDGVIMSVNPAAERMIGLAEAAARGLRFRDVLQIEEYAASEATFGAIERCLGEHLTTDTLPHATLISRDGQRFAVENAVAPVVLDDGELIGTVLIIHDVTESKRLLRRLGFEASHDALTGLVNRREFELRLERAIERAQHPGGACAALLYMDLDQFKVVNDTCGHQAGDDLLKRLAATYSEHVRERDTLARIGGDEFALVVEHCGVDEATAVAQKILDTTRTFRYVCKGRVFQLGVSIGLTPIDSGTINVEEAMRRADHACYLAKDHGRNRIYVHYKGDLDFAQRRSDMHWVTRLTHAFQNEQLQLYYQPILPLDDGDSPRHYEILLRMRNGRNGPIGPAVFLPAAERYDVIVKIDRWVLTRTLEWLASNPEQLDTLEMCSINLSRRSLGDPSFHKFAAELIDSSDLPANKLCFEITENGAIADMQKTIAFIEAFAARGCRFSLDDFGTGMTSFSYLKQLPVNYIKIDGSFIQMMSSSQVDFEMVRFTNDISHMMGRKTIAEYVTDSAILASLKAIGVDFAQGYWVGKPRPLTP